From one Lycium barbarum isolate Lr01 chromosome 6, ASM1917538v2, whole genome shotgun sequence genomic stretch:
- the LOC132599943 gene encoding uncharacterized protein LOC132599943 isoform X2 — MSMSHNPGKEQPIVYVRKKIRKTKRMEEIFGNVVTSPAQQEFSTKRIGEKSFEPLHKDHNKLFGEKCVAKKEAKTKRGTKCSNNSKSLNTRQCKGRGAANTKISDNKEERRKIWNPYTSDFNKYSQILTTDDETYWNQLGLVDGNIYYERSQYKLANDLGETAHTFAHTNVNNTSWGTSDAKTKGKMVHQENNNAMDFADFYAQRGNKGINICEKSVNSSSEEMGKLLGTSNNHFGGLHFQFQNMNQVTPNYFLSDSMNEMNAWRRYHKPRAIVHPSKIISPSRFSQNSDQNMQITSEPATSNFSYMKLLTEDGNDSTLFEELLNEKQFVSTTQNSLSSEEQRVQQWDGSQVGNYEFDSSLQQINLQSCQYQVLQQVPQQMSYMDLLTREDISWILFA; from the exons GAATTTTCAACGAAAAGAATAGGTGAAAAAAGCTTTGAACCTttacataaagatcacaacaaacTGTTCGGGGAGAAATGTGTTGCTAAGAAGGAAGCAAAGACTAAAAGGGGAACCAAGTGTTCCAATAACTCAAAGTCCTTAAATACTAGACAATGCAAAG GTAGAGGGGCTGCAAATACTAAAATTAGTGATAATAAAGAGGAAAGGCGCAAAATCTGGAATCCTTACACATCAGATTTCAACAAATATAGCCAAATTTTGACAACAGATGACGAGACGTATTGGAATCAGCTTGGTCTT GTTGATGGGAACATCTACTATGAGCGTAGCCAATATAAATTAGCAAACGATTTGGGAGAGACAGCGCATACGTTTGCACACACAAATGTTAATAATACTTCTTGGGGCACCTCTGATGCAAAGACAAAGGGGAAAATGGTTCACCAAGAGAACAACAACGCTATGGATTTTGCAGATTTTTATGCTCAAAGAGGAAATAAAGGTATCAATATCTGTGAAAAAAGTGTGAATTCCAGTTCAGAAGAAATGGGCAAACTTTTGGGAACAAGCAATAATCATTTTGGTGGCCTACACTTCCAGTTCCAAAATATGAACCAAGTGACTCCTAATTATTTCCTCAGTGATAGTATGAATGAAATGAACGCATGGCGAAGATATCATAAGCCAAGAGCAATAGTTCATCCATCCAAGATTATTAGCCCATCAAGATTCAGCCAAAACTCTGATCAGAACATGCAGATAACATCAGAGCCCGCGACATCGAATTTCTCTTATATGAAATTGCTAACGGAGGATGGAAATGACTCAACATTGTTTGAAGAATTACTAAATGAAAAGCAGTTCGTTAGTACTACTCAGAACAGTTTATCGTCAGAAGAACAAAGGGTGCAGCAATGGGACGGCAGCCAAGTAGGAAATTATGAGTTTGACAGCTCTTTGCAACAGATTAATTTACAAAGTTGTCAATATCAAGTGTTGCAGCAAGTACCCCAGCAAATGTCCTATATGGATCTGCTGACAAGAGAAGATATATCATGGATTTTATTTGCTTGA
- the LOC132599943 gene encoding uncharacterized protein LOC132599943 isoform X1: protein MSMSHNPGKEQPIVYVRKKIRKTKRMEEIFGNVVTSPAQQEFSTKRIGEKSFEPLHKDHNKLFGEKCVAKKEAKTKRGTKCSNNSKSLNTRQCKGKWVVYLNLNYFLMYILSSLNSLCIGRGAANTKISDNKEERRKIWNPYTSDFNKYSQILTTDDETYWNQLGLVDGNIYYERSQYKLANDLGETAHTFAHTNVNNTSWGTSDAKTKGKMVHQENNNAMDFADFYAQRGNKGINICEKSVNSSSEEMGKLLGTSNNHFGGLHFQFQNMNQVTPNYFLSDSMNEMNAWRRYHKPRAIVHPSKIISPSRFSQNSDQNMQITSEPATSNFSYMKLLTEDGNDSTLFEELLNEKQFVSTTQNSLSSEEQRVQQWDGSQVGNYEFDSSLQQINLQSCQYQVLQQVPQQMSYMDLLTREDISWILFA from the exons GAATTTTCAACGAAAAGAATAGGTGAAAAAAGCTTTGAACCTttacataaagatcacaacaaacTGTTCGGGGAGAAATGTGTTGCTAAGAAGGAAGCAAAGACTAAAAGGGGAACCAAGTGTTCCAATAACTCAAAGTCCTTAAATACTAGACAATGCAAAGGTAAATGGGttgtttatttgaatttaaattattttcttatgtaCATTTTAAGCTCCTTAAATTCTTTATGTATAGGTAGAGGGGCTGCAAATACTAAAATTAGTGATAATAAAGAGGAAAGGCGCAAAATCTGGAATCCTTACACATCAGATTTCAACAAATATAGCCAAATTTTGACAACAGATGACGAGACGTATTGGAATCAGCTTGGTCTT GTTGATGGGAACATCTACTATGAGCGTAGCCAATATAAATTAGCAAACGATTTGGGAGAGACAGCGCATACGTTTGCACACACAAATGTTAATAATACTTCTTGGGGCACCTCTGATGCAAAGACAAAGGGGAAAATGGTTCACCAAGAGAACAACAACGCTATGGATTTTGCAGATTTTTATGCTCAAAGAGGAAATAAAGGTATCAATATCTGTGAAAAAAGTGTGAATTCCAGTTCAGAAGAAATGGGCAAACTTTTGGGAACAAGCAATAATCATTTTGGTGGCCTACACTTCCAGTTCCAAAATATGAACCAAGTGACTCCTAATTATTTCCTCAGTGATAGTATGAATGAAATGAACGCATGGCGAAGATATCATAAGCCAAGAGCAATAGTTCATCCATCCAAGATTATTAGCCCATCAAGATTCAGCCAAAACTCTGATCAGAACATGCAGATAACATCAGAGCCCGCGACATCGAATTTCTCTTATATGAAATTGCTAACGGAGGATGGAAATGACTCAACATTGTTTGAAGAATTACTAAATGAAAAGCAGTTCGTTAGTACTACTCAGAACAGTTTATCGTCAGAAGAACAAAGGGTGCAGCAATGGGACGGCAGCCAAGTAGGAAATTATGAGTTTGACAGCTCTTTGCAACAGATTAATTTACAAAGTTGTCAATATCAAGTGTTGCAGCAAGTACCCCAGCAAATGTCCTATATGGATCTGCTGACAAGAGAAGATATATCATGGATTTTATTTGCTTGA